The Paenibacillus sp. G2S3 region ACAACCAGATCGAAGCAGAGACGGGTGCAAGCACAGCTACGATATCCCGTGTAAAACGTTGCCTGAACTATGGCAATGATGGTTATAAATTAACATTGGAACGTTTGGGACGCTAATTTATGGTACCGGGCGTACTTATTATCAGTCATGGCTCTCGCGACGAGGCTTGGGTGTCGATCGTGGAGGAAGCCGTAAGCGGATTATCGCTAGGTGAAAAGATTCCTGTGGTGGTCTCTTTTTTAGAGCTGGTAGAGGGCCGTCTGATTCAAGATGGAATAAATGAGCTAGAACACGCAGGGGTCACAGATATTATTGTGATCCCATTGTTCGTTTCCTCAGGAAGCACACATGTTGATGAGATAGAATATGCACTAGGCGCCAAACCTGAGCCTGAACGTGAGACGGATTTAGCGTTGTTCTCAGTGAAAGCTAAAGTTCACTATGGTTATCCTATCGACGATGATCCGGACATCGCTGTAATGATCTGGGACAAGCTGCGTGAGCTGTCTACGGAACCCAAGCGAGAGACGATTCTACTGGTGGGTCATGGCAGTATCTATGATGGTTTCCGGCAGCGGTGGCAGCAAGGAATATCTTCGCTGGCGGGGCGAGTACGTGAGGTAAGTGGTGTAGCGGCGGCTGACTATGGTCTGCTGAGTCCGGATAGTGTAAGAAGCAAGGTAGAGTATTGGCAGGAGCAGGGTCACGAGGTACTGGTGGCGCCGCTTTTTTTGAGTGAAGGCTATTTTACTAAGCATGTGGTTCCGAACAGACTTAAAGGGCTAACCTATAAGTATTCTGGTCAAACGCTTCTGCCCCATCCCCTTCTTCCGCATTGGATTGAGAGACAGGTAGAGGCACTCCTCGAACAGATTCGAATGAAACGATAAAGCACCTACCCTTGAGCACACTTAATCATAAAAAAAGTGCCCACATCCATGGATAATACGGGATTTGTTGCATACACATATAAATAGTTGTTTTTCTCTAACTTAGTGTCATTAATTGCTGTATAATGGAATATTTGCATGAAAGGGCCTTTAACATTGATTGTAGTGGTCCGAATTAGGTATAATCAATTAGGTTATTCTATTATAAAAACAGGTGGCGTTCCGGTAATGAAAACTGCGAGATTGATTTATAATCCCACTTCTGGACGGGAAGAAATGAAGAAGCGGCTCGCCGATATTTTGGACCGGCTGGATATTGGTGGCATTGAAGCCACCTGCCATGCAACAACCGGAGAAGGCGATGCTATGCTAGCTGCTGCAGATGCAGTAGAACGCGGTTATGATTTGATCATAGCAGCCGGTGGCGACGGCACTTTAAATGAGGTTATTAATGGTATGGCGGAGAAGCCTAATCTTCCCCCGCTCGGCGTTTTGCCGCTTGGTACTACTAATGATTTTGCACGTGCAATGGGGATCCCGAAGAACTGGGAAGATTCCTGTGATCTGATCATTCGCCAAGAGACACGTCCGATTGACATCGGTAAGGCAAATGACCGTTATTTTATTAATATAGCAGGCGGCGGTAGTCTAACCGAACTGACATATGAAGTTCCTAGTAAGCTGAAGACCATGATAGGGCAGCTTGCGTACTATTTAAAAGGTATTGAAAAAATGGTCAGCCTGTCACCTCAGGAACTAATCATTCGTGCCAATGGACAGGAAGTTATTCATGATGAGTTCATGCTGTTCCTGATTGCAAATACGAATTCTGTTGGCGGCTTTGAAAAGCTTGCTCCCGGCGCTCGTATCGATGACGGTCTGTTAGACGTTATTGCAGTTAAAAAATGCAACCTGGCAGAGTTTGTTCGTTTGGTCAGATTGGCCCTTCGCGGCGAGCATTTGAATGATAAAAAGGTTGTTTATTTCCGTACGGATGCGATGGATGTAATCTCTCCAGGACATGTCCAATTGAACTTGGATGGAGAATTGGGTGGAGAATTGCCAGGGCGATTCCGGATTTTGCCACAGCATTTGCGGATTTTTGCTGAGAATAACTAAAGCTCGATGCAAAGCTAAGAATAACCTGAAGATATAGTGGGTTTATACAGCGATGATAATGAAAGAAGTGAACTATAAATAATGAGTAAACACCGCAGTGGACGCAGCACCAGCCGCCCAGTCGGCAAGGCGCCTGTCGCCGGACTGCCTGTGAATAAAAATGATGAGGTTATGCTCGATATCATCGGCATGACCCATGAAGGTGAAGGGGTAGGCCGCGTTGAAGGCTTTACCCTTTTTGTGCAGGGAGCTCTTCCCGGAGAGAAGGTCCGGGCAAAGGTGCTCAAGACGAAAAAGCAGTATGGCTACGCCAAGCTGCTGAATTTAGTAGAGGCGAGCAGCGCCCGCATCGCGGCGCCTTGCGAGATCTATGACCAATGCGGCGGCTGCCAGCTGCAGCATATGGACTATGCGGCACAGCTGGCGTGGAAACGGCAGCTGGTGGTGGACAACCTGGAGCGGATTGGGAAGCTCCAGGTGAGTGGTGATGCTGGCGGGAACGCTGAAGCGGCTCAGACAGATGGTATTGTCGTCCGCCCAACACTGGGCATGGACGAGCCTTGGCGTTATCGCAACAAGGCGCAGGTGCCGATTGGCGTAACAGAAGGCGGCCTTGTGGGTGGTTTTTACGCACGGGGTAGTCACCGCATCATCGATATGGAAACCTGCTTGATTCAGCATGAAGACAACGATGACGTTGTACGCAAGGTGAAAGATATCGGACGGAAGCTCGGCATTTCCGCTTACGACGAAGAATCCGGCAAAGGCTTACTGCGTCACGTTGTCGTGAAAGTTGCCTTCCGCACAGGTGAGATGATGGTCGTCCTCGTCACGAACGGTGACCGTATCCCACATCTTGACGAATGGATCGCTGAGATCCGCCGTGAAATCCCAGCCGTAACAAGCATTTGCCAGAACGTGAACACTAAGAAGACAAATGTAATCTTCGGTGATACAACGCGTACCCTGTGGGGGAACGACGTTATTTACGATTATATCGGCGATGTGAAATTTGCAATCTCTGCGCGTTCTTTCTATCAGGTTAACCCGGCTCAAACCGAGGTACTCTATGGTAAGACGGTGGAGTATGCTGGACTTACTGGCAACGAGACTGTTATAGATGCTTATTGCGGTATCGGAACGATTTCGTTGTTCCTTGCACAGCATGCTAAACAGGTCTACGGTGTAGAAATCGTACGTGAAGCGATTGAAGATGCTCGAGCGAATGCCACTTTGAATGGTATGGATAACGTGGTGTTTGAGGTAGGCGCATCTGAGGATGTCATTCCTAACTGGAAAGAGCAGGGGGTTACGGCAGATGTTATCGTGGTCGATCCTCCGCGTAAGGGCTGCGATCCACGACTTTTGGAGACGATCCTGGCAATGAAGCCGGAACGTGTGGTGTATGTATCGTGTAATCCATCGACACTGGCAAGGGACTTGCGGGTGCTCGAAGATGGAGGGTACAAGACAGTGGAGGTAACTCCGGTGGATATGTTCCCGCATACGGTACATGTGGAGTCGGTGGCGTTGTTGGTTAGGAATAGTACAGTGAAATGAAATTCTTCTATTTACTGGGGTTTTCCAATATGGTACAGATTAAAAATGTCGGTGGTACAGATGGCGTAGAACAGACTTGATGTAAAATTGATGTAAAAATTCACCGAATTTCAGCTTAAATGAACAGAAGACACCGGGAAACTCTCCTGTGCGTCTTCTTTTTTATGCATGTGCAGAGTCAGATGCAAATATCGATATTACAGTAATTGTTCAAAGAAAATAGCTGAAAAATAAAATCTATGGCATTCTTGAACTGGAAATAAAGCCCTAGATAGCCCTGACGATTTAACTAACGTGTCCCGTTAGCCATCTATGTCGCTCACGCGACACCACAGATTATGGAAGTAATTGCGTTCTTCCATGGGAGCTCAATAATCAATTAGAACATTATCTGCTACGATGGTGAATTCCCTTAAAGGACTTCCAAATAAAACGTTAAGCTGAAAACCAGCATCTGTGGAGTAAACCTCGTCATAAAGCCAGTAACTGCCTATACTTAAGTCAGCAGGTTGAAGGTTTTTCACGCCTATAAATGTTAATTTTACATCGGTGTAATAATAATATCCTCCTCTAGAATCTAAGGTTATTATGAACGTGTCCTCAGAAGGTATTTCAAGTGAAAGTACTCTTGGATCGTGTAACGACTTTTCACACAATTGAACAACATTGTCTGGGAGTGAGTCCTTTATCGACTTATAGCTTCGAAGGTATTCATTTCCAATAATGCTCATACGCTTATCGTACTCATTTCGCCACTGCTCAGCCATTTTTCTAAGTTCTACCGAAGGGAAATGCGAATTTACCTTTCCGTTATGAATATAGGGGTGAAAGATCTTAGGGAGAAATTTTAGTAAGTCATTTTTCAAATACGCTAATCCGTCCCTACAGATTTCTTCAAAGTTCATCCCTACCGCTTTATAAGAAGCGACATCTTCTTCCCAATCCTTTTCCGTTTCATGGAATACCAAAAACCCTCTAATCTGTATTTCCTCATACCACTCTTTTGTGAAATAGTTCATGTTCCGTCCTCTATGCTATATGTATCTAACTTACTACATACTTTAACGTACGTATGGGAGTTTTGTTGTGTTAATCTGCCCGTTAGTTGAATAAGAATAAGGCTTCACCCCATATTGAAATAAAGCACCCGTTAGTTTATGTGTTATTTCTCACAAACATATAATATTATTCAGGTGAATAGACAGAGAAATTAGAATTATACATAAGTATTCGATAGATCGTTAGTGTCTATATTATAAATGGGGGAGGCTTGAAATACATGGACAGCGTATTGCCTATTGGAAAGAAACATGGATGTTTTACTATAATCGGTGGTTTTGAAGCATATCAAGAAGAAGTTGCTAAAGAAGGAATTGCAGACCTAGAACAAAATAAGCAAAAGTTTATAAATGGGGAAAGAAGTATTGAGCATAATATTGATTCTGTCGATTTTTTTGATAGCTGGATACAATTATATAAGTCTTACATGAATTACAAATGCCAGTGTAAATGCGGAAAAGTACATTATATTAATGGAACTACTTTATTAAGAAAAAAATCGAGAGATTGCGGGGATGATTGTGCGATAAAGCAAGAGCGTATTAAAAAGAGACTAGCTTCGTACCCTAGAGTAAAGGATACAAGCTATAATATTGATTATTCCAATACCATACATGAATCATTAGAGATATTAGAGTGTATTGATGATGGTTATGAGGAAGAACCTGTAATATTTAATAAACAAAAAAAGAATGGGGGC contains the following coding sequences:
- a CDS encoding DUF4085 family protein — encoded protein: MNYFTKEWYEEIQIRGFLVFHETEKDWEEDVASYKAVGMNFEEICRDGLAYLKNDLLKFLPKIFHPYIHNGKVNSHFPSVELRKMAEQWRNEYDKRMSIIGNEYLRSYKSIKDSLPDNVVQLCEKSLHDPRVLSLEIPSEDTFIITLDSRGGYYYYTDVKLTFIGVKNLQPADLSIGSYWLYDEVYSTDAGFQLNVLFGSPLREFTIVADNVLIDY
- a CDS encoding diacylglycerol kinase, whose protein sequence is MKTARLIYNPTSGREEMKKRLADILDRLDIGGIEATCHATTGEGDAMLAAADAVERGYDLIIAAGGDGTLNEVINGMAEKPNLPPLGVLPLGTTNDFARAMGIPKNWEDSCDLIIRQETRPIDIGKANDRYFINIAGGGSLTELTYEVPSKLKTMIGQLAYYLKGIEKMVSLSPQELIIRANGQEVIHDEFMLFLIANTNSVGGFEKLAPGARIDDGLLDVIAVKKCNLAEFVRLVRLALRGEHLNDKKVVYFRTDAMDVISPGHVQLNLDGELGGELPGRFRILPQHLRIFAENN
- the rlmD gene encoding 23S rRNA (uracil(1939)-C(5))-methyltransferase RlmD — protein: MSKHRSGRSTSRPVGKAPVAGLPVNKNDEVMLDIIGMTHEGEGVGRVEGFTLFVQGALPGEKVRAKVLKTKKQYGYAKLLNLVEASSARIAAPCEIYDQCGGCQLQHMDYAAQLAWKRQLVVDNLERIGKLQVSGDAGGNAEAAQTDGIVVRPTLGMDEPWRYRNKAQVPIGVTEGGLVGGFYARGSHRIIDMETCLIQHEDNDDVVRKVKDIGRKLGISAYDEESGKGLLRHVVVKVAFRTGEMMVVLVTNGDRIPHLDEWIAEIRREIPAVTSICQNVNTKKTNVIFGDTTRTLWGNDVIYDYIGDVKFAISARSFYQVNPAQTEVLYGKTVEYAGLTGNETVIDAYCGIGTISLFLAQHAKQVYGVEIVREAIEDARANATLNGMDNVVFEVGASEDVIPNWKEQGVTADVIVVDPPRKGCDPRLLETILAMKPERVVYVSCNPSTLARDLRVLEDGGYKTVEVTPVDMFPHTVHVESVALLVRNSTVK
- a CDS encoding CbiX/SirB N-terminal domain-containing protein, whose protein sequence is MVPGVLIISHGSRDEAWVSIVEEAVSGLSLGEKIPVVVSFLELVEGRLIQDGINELEHAGVTDIIVIPLFVSSGSTHVDEIEYALGAKPEPERETDLALFSVKAKVHYGYPIDDDPDIAVMIWDKLRELSTEPKRETILLVGHGSIYDGFRQRWQQGISSLAGRVREVSGVAAADYGLLSPDSVRSKVEYWQEQGHEVLVAPLFLSEGYFTKHVVPNRLKGLTYKYSGQTLLPHPLLPHWIERQVEALLEQIRMKR